GCTTCTCTCCGAAGGGTATGAAAGTTACCATCCTTTCCACCGTCCCGAATTGGCCCAGGCTTTTAAAAGCGTTGGGAAAATCTATTGACAAATATGTGTTAATATCTCATGCTAACCTTTAAAAACTCGACCCAAAACTTTCAACTGAAAAATCTCCGGAGGTCGAGTCATGATACTCCAGGTCGCCCTTGACCTTACCGATATTGAACATGCCATGTCCATAGCCGAGAAGGCCGCCCGCGGCGGCGCCCACTGGCTTGAGGTCGGAACCCCACTCATCAAGAAGGAGGGAATGCGGGCAGTAGAGCTCATGAAGAGACGCTTCCCAGACAGGAAGATCGTCGCAGACCTGAAGACCATGGACACCGGCGCCCTTGAAGTTGAGATGGCCGCGAGACACGGTGCTGATGTTGTTTCTATCCTCGGCGTTGCCGACGACAAGACGATTAAGGATGCCGTCGAAGTCGCGAGGAGGTATGGAATCAGAGTAATGGTTGACCTCATAGGCGTCAAGGACAAGGTAAAGAGGGCCAAAGAGCTCGAGAAGATGGGAGTTCACTACATCCTCGTCCACACGGGAATAGACGAGCAGGCCCAGGGTAAGAATCCGCTTGAGGATCTTGAGAAGGTAGTTAAGGCCGTCAAAGTTCCCGTTGCGGTCGCCGGTGGTCTTAACCTCCAGACGATACCCAAGGTCATAGAGCTCGGAGCCACAATAATCATCGTTGGAGGCGCCATAACCAAGGCTAAAGACCCTGAGGAAGTCACCAGAAAGATAATAGACCTCTTCTGGGGCGAGTACATGATGACGATAAGGAAAGCAATGGTGGACATAACCGACCACGTAAAGAGCGTCGCCGAAAACCTCGAGCTCGAACAGGTCAGGGGCCTCGTCGATGCCATGATAGGCGCCAACAAGATATTCATCTACGGCGCCGGAAGGAGCGGACTCGTTGGAAAGGCCTTCGCGATGAGGCTCATGCACCTCGACTTCAACGTCTACGTAGTCGGCGAGACAATCACACCAGCATTCGAGCCGGGTGACCTTCTCATAGCCATTAGCGGTTCCGGTGAAACAAAGACAATCGTTGACGCCGCCCAGATAGCGAAGGAGCAGGGTGGAAAGGTCGTCGCCATAACTTCCTACGCGGACTCAACACTCGGAAAGCTCGCGGACGTTGTCGTCGAGATTCCAGGAAGGACCAAGGCGGACGTCCCCACGGACTACATCGCCAGGCAGATGCTCACCCAGTACAAGTGGATAGCCCCGATGGGAACCCTCTTCGAGGACTCAACGATGGTCTTCCTTGACGGCGTTATAGCACTCCTCATGGCAACGTTCCAGAAGACCGAAAAGGATATGAAGAGAAAGCACGCGACCCTTGAGTGAGGGTCGCGATGTTCCCCTTTACCCATATTTTTGTTGGAATTGGGAGCAACGGTTCAAGAATAGTGAATGGAATAGAAACGGACTCAGTGGTAAAAGTATCCCTGAACCCGGCCAGGTACCTCCTGAGACCAGGGGAATATGAAGAGAGGCTTGTGAACTTCTTCTCGAACGTTCCAAAAAACAGCTTTGTGTGGCTCGTCTTAGATGACACCCAGATAAACAGGGAGATTATGGAGATAATCCTTGAGGCACTCCCGTCAGATTCTATAAGGCTCGCTTATGTGCTCACGCCCAAGGTTGAACTGATCAACCGAAAACCCGAATGGGCGGATGAGTTTGAGACAGTGTTCTACGACTCCCTCTGGGACTTTTTAAAGGAAGACGTGCCCCTTGGAAGGGCTTTTGAGGAAGCTTCCAAGAACATTTCCGAGATGTTCTCAAGGCTATACCACTACCTTGAAAGCGAGATGCTCGTGAACATAGACTACGCCGATCTCTTTAGCATGATACGCGGAGGAAACGTTGGTATAATGCGCCTTCTCCGCGAGGTGGACTTCAGCTGGCACTGGGGCATCTGGGAGCGCGGGCTTGTGGGAATACTTGTTGGTAAAGACTTCCCGCTGAGCGGTGCTCACGGGATACTCTCCAGGTTCCAGGAGATACTCTCTGAGAAGGACATAATCTGGGGCGTGATCACCGACAAAAACATTAAAGGCTCGGAAGTCCTCGCCCTGCTCGTAAAGAGGTGGTGATATGGGCAGGATAAAGGCCGTTCTCTTCGACATCGATGGTACACTGCTAACTGAGATGCCGCTGATTCAGCTGTTTCTCCCCCAAGTGTATGAAAAGCTGGCAAAAAAGCTGGGCATCAACAAAGAAGAGGCCAGAAACATGTTTATCTCCGAGATATTCTCAAGGCGGGACACCTACGACTGGCATGACTGGAACTTCTTCTTTGAGCTTTTTGGTCTCGAGATGCATTATGAAGACCTCTTGAGGAGGTATCCCCACAAGCTTCACGTTTATCCGGACACTATCCCGACCCTTGAGTGGCTTAGGGAATCCGGGTACAGTCTGGGAGTCGTCACGAGCGGGCCGGAATACCAGCGCCTTAAGCTCAAGCTAGCAGGGCTTGACGGGTATTTCGATGTTGTCGTGACTAGAGAGGACGTTAAGGCGATAAAACCGGAGCCCAAGATATTCCTCTACGCACTTGAAAAACTCGGTGTTGAACCAAAAGAGGCCGCCTTTGTTGGGGATTCCCTGAGCCAGGACGTTTATGGGGCGAAACACGTCGGAATGCTCTCAATATGGATAAACCGTGAGGGCGAACCCGGGCATCATCTGGCAGACTATGAAATCAGGACGCTCCACGAGCTTAGGAAAATACTGGGGGTGGTAGAATGAAGAAGGTGTTCGAAGGGGAAGGAACGTTTGTTGAGTACGAAGAGAGGAGGGTAAAGCTTGAAAACGGCCACGAGATAACGCACAGGCGTGAAAACCCGACTGACCTCTGGTGGAGGCTGAAGGAAGCCATCAAAGGCAAGAAAGTTAAGATAGTAGTCTATGGACTGGAGGAGAGCGAAGGCTGATGATCGCTCACCTTGTAAACACGGACGTTGGGAGCAGGGGGATAGGCAGGCTGTATCTGGACTACCGCACCAGAAACTTCCATTTTTTAGAGGACGCCGCGGAGACGTTTCTCAACAACCTCGAAAGGACGCTTATAATAACGGGCTTCCCGATTCCGCCGTCTATGACTCCCGAAACTGACGGCCCGCCAGGTGCCCTAGCGGTTGAAAAGGCCGTAGAGAAGCTCGGGGGAAGGGCAGAAGTCCTCAGCTATCCAGAGGTAATGGAAGCATTGAGGCCGTTTGGCATTCCCTTTGCAGGGTACGTTGATGTCTCGAGATACTCGCTGGTCGTCGCCGTTGAAACTCCCGGAAGGGCAGTTGACGGCAGGTACTACTCCATGAGCGGCATGGAGATAACGAGGGAAGCCTTTGATGGGCTGGTAATTGATGCGAGAGACTACGGAATACCGACGATAGCCGTTGGAGACGGTGGAAACGAAGCCGGGATGGGCAACGTTAGAGACCTCATCGAGATTTACATTCCACTTGGTGAAAAGATAGCCAGCGTTGTTGAGGCTGACCATCTGATAACGGCTGGAGTGTCAAACTGGGGTGCCTATGGATTGGTTGCGCAGGCGTCAATCATAGCCGGGACGAATCTCCTTGCCGACTGGGAAGAGGAGATGGTAGTAAAAGCCCTGGCAGGTGCTGAGTTGATAGACGGCGTCAGAAAGAAGCCAAGTGAGAGCGTGGACGGGATAGGCCTTGAGGTTCACAGGGAAGTCGTTGGGCTTTTAAAGGCGCTCGTTAATGATGCCCTAGGTGGTTGAATGAAGCTTGAGGAGTTCATATCCGACCCAAAGTCAAGGGAGCTGATAGAGACCGTCAGGGAGTTTGCCAAGAGCTTCTTTGACAGAGAGGGTACACACGGCTTCAGCCACGTTGAGAGGGTCTTCAACCTCTGCATGCACATTGGGAGGGAGGAAGGTGCCGATCTGGAAGTCTTAGCCCTGGCGGCGCTTCTCCACGACATTGCCCGCCCGCTGGAGGATTCTGGAAAGGTAGAGGACCACGCCATTGAGGGGGCGAGAATAGCGAGGAGATACCTGAGAAGCCTCGGCTATCCCGAGGACAAAGTGGAGGCAGTTGCCCACGCGATAGAGGCCCACCGCTTTTCCCGCGGACCGGAGCCGAGGACTCTTGAGGCAAAAATCCTGAGTGATGCCGATAAGCTCGACGCAATAGGGGCCGTAGGGATAGCTAGGGTCTTCATGTACTCAGGGGAGCACGGAAGGGACATAGACGCCTCAATAAAGCACTTTGAGGAGAAGATACTGAAGCTGAAAGACCTCATGTACACGCAAACCGCAAGGAAGATGGCGGAGGGGAGACACCGCTTCACCGAGGAGTTCATTGAACGGCTTGGGCGCGAGATAGAGGGCGAAATCTGACCTTGTGGAGGGGAGCTTTTCTCCATAATAACCTTTTTAAATGTCTTCCTGAATTAGGAGGTAGTCCGCTCAATGTCATTCTGGGGGTGAGAACGTGAAGGCGCCGATCTGTGAGGTGTGCTTGAAGACGGATGGCATTCTCTGTCCCGCCGATGAGAAAAAACTCCAGGAAGGTATAATCTCCGAGCTTGACGTTAAGGTTGCGAGGCTTCTCTACAAGCTTCTCGGTGACGCTGATATCGAGTTCAAGAAGGCCGTCGAAGCTGGAGACCTCGTTGTTATCGTCGTTGGAGAAGGAGACGTGCCAGTGGTCATCGGCAAGGGTGGAAAGAACATCAAAGCCCTGATAAGGGAGCTTGGAAAGCGCGTTAGGGTTATCGAGGGCATGAAGGCGGAAAATCCGAACGAGCTGAAGAAGCTGGCCTCTGACCTCTTCTATCCTGCTGGAGTCTTTGGTGTCAATGTTGTCTACAAGGCCGGAGGAAAGAGGGACTACAAAATCCTCGTCTTTGGAAGGGATAAAAAGAAGCTCCCGGAGAAGCCGGAAGTGCTTGAGAGCATCCTCAGCCAGATAACCGGCAAGGATGTTAAGATATCCTTTGTCTGATTCTTATACTTTTTATCGAATAGCTTTAAAAGGTGCCCACAACTCTTTCTGGGGGGTTGCCATGTACAGGACGCACTACTCAAGCGAGATTACGGAGGAGTTAAACGGCCAGAAGGTTAAAGTTGCCGGCTGGGTCTGGGAGGTCAAAGACCTCGGAGGCATAAAGTTTCTCTGGATAAGGGACAGAGACGGAATCGTCCAGATAACCGCTCCCAAGAAGAAGGTCGATCCGGAGATATTCAAGCTCATTCCAAAGCTCAGGAGCGAGGACGTGGTTGCGGTCGAGGGAGTTGTGAACTTCACGCCCAAGGCAAAGCTGGGCTTTGAAATCCTGCCAGAGAAGATAGTGGTGCTAAACAGGGCTGAAACGCCCCTACCGCTCGACCCGACTGGAAAGGTCAAGGCCGAGCTTGACACCAGGTTAGACAACCGCTTCATGGACCTGAGAAGGCCCGATGTCATGGCCATCTTCAAGATACGCTCAAGCGTTTTCAAGGCTGTCAGGGACTTCTTCCACGAGAACGGCTTCATCGAGATTCATACTCCCAAGATAATCGCCACAGCCACAGAGGGCGGAACTGAGCTCTTCCCGATGAAGTACTTCGAGGAGGACGCCTTCCTCGCCCAAAGTCCTCAGCTCTACAAGCAGATAATGATGGCGAGCGGGCTGGACAAGGTCTACGAGATAGCGCCGATATTCAGGGCAGAGGAGCACAACACGACGAGGCATTTAAACGAGGCCTGGAGCATTGACAGCGAGATGGCCTTCATTGAGAACGAGGAGGAAGTGATGGAGCTCCTAGAGAGGCTCGTCGCTTATGCCATTGAGTACGTCCGCGAGCACAACGCGAAGGAGCTTGAACTCCTCAACTTCGAGCTGGAGGAGCCGAAGCTACCCTTCCCGCGCTTGACCTACGATAAGGCCCTTGAGATCCTCACTGATCTCGGCAAGGAGATTCCCTGGGGGGAGGACATAGACACCGAAGGGGAGAGGCTTTTAGGAAAGTACATGATGGAGAACGAGAACGCTCCGCTCTATTTCCTCTACCAGTATCCAAGCGAAGCGAAGCCGTTCTATATAATGAAATATGATAATAAGCCTGAGATATGCAGGGCCTTTGACCTTGAGTACCGCGGCGTGGAGATAAGCTCCGGCGGCCAGAGGGAGCACAGGCACGACATCCTCGTGGAGCAGATAAGGGAGAAGGGCCTTAATCCAGCAAGCTTTGAGTTCTATCTAAAGGCCTTCCGCTACGGAATGCCTCCACACGGCGGTTTCGGCCTAGGTGCCGAGAGGCTCATCAAGCAGATGCTCGACCTCCCAAACATAAGGGAGGTCATACTGTTCCCGAGGGACAGGAGGAGGCTGACACCGTAAGGTCTTTATATCTTTTCGTTCATTTTCCTCGGATAATCTACAGGTGGAAGAAACCCTGTAACAATGTGTAGGGAGGAATTCGCATGAAAAAACTGGTTTCAATCGGTGTTTTGATGTTGCTTTTTGCATGGAGTGCCGCAGTCTCCAGTCCAGTAGTGGCTGGCAGTAGCGTCAGCTATGCGACGATCACTGGTATTCACTTGAAGATGGGCGACCAGGTTAAACTGGGCGCGTTTACAGTAAAGTTCTCCGACCACAGCCCTGACTGGAATAAGGTCAGCATCGAGATATCCGGACCTGGAGGGACAGTCTACGACGTGGTTACAGAGGATGGTAGTGTGTACTATCGCAAGGAAAGCGACCCTTATTTGATCGTTAGGGTTGTGTGGATAAGCAAGTCGTCGGAAGAGATACTCGTAGAGCTGAGATCCCCGATTAAGACTAATGTTTTTGAGAACTATGAACTAAAGAAGGGGAGCTCACTCACCCTTCCCTCGGAGTTTCCAAGGATTGAGATACACCTTGAGTCCATAGACACGACGCACAAAAAAGCAAAGTTTAAGATAGTCTATCCCTACGGGGACACCGAATATTTGACGATCGGCGTTAATGAGACAGGTCCTGCAGATTACAGGCTCCCAGGCGGCTTTACGTACTATCACTACCTCAACATCCATGTATCTTCGCTAACCTCCACTGCTGCCAAGATAACGGTTACTCTCCCGAAGGTGGCTTCTACTTCCTTCAGTGTAAGCGGTTCCAGCGGTGGGGGAAGTACTAACGCCGGTACTTCTACCAACATCGTCCCCGTTTACAGTGGCCTTCTGTACACAAACGAAATACTCACAATGAACGTTTCTGGTACTATCTACCGGCTCAGCATCGTGACGGTAGTATCGACAAAGGTTAGCATCAAAGTCGGCAAGAACGATGAAGTTCTGGGAACGTACACTGTCAACCTTGGTGATTCAGCAAACATTCCAAACACGCTCATCAAGGTTTCTGTTCAGAATATTGAACCCGAGTATTCGAGGGCCAAAGTGGTCATATCCGCCCCCGAAGGTACCAGCGTGACTCCCATAGTCAGGCCAGCAAACATAGTGGCCTCTATAGACACTGTGCCCAAGAGCGTCATGGTCGGACAGGACATGGTTATCATAGTGGCAGTCGAGAACAAGGGTAGGGGAGACGCCTACGATGTTACCGTAGCGGCCCCGGTTCCGGAGGGCTTTAAACTCGTCAGCTCCGTCAAGAGCTGGACTTTCAAGAGCCTCCCAGCATTCACGAAGATGCCCGCCTTGATATACGTCCTTCAGCCGACGAAGGTTGGCAAATACGACATAGGTAAGGTCGTGGTCACTTACTATGACGATCAGAGCCTCCAGACTGGAAAGGCCAAAACGGTCTCCTCACAGCCCCTTACTGGAGTAGTAGTCTATGGAATCCCCGAGATAAGTGTTGACGCCGTTGCGTACAACGGCACCAGCACTGCCAAGTACGTCTCCTCGGCCATTGGCAAACCCGTTGCTCTAAGGTTCCACATCCGTGCTTCAAAGGGTGATCCGAACTACGAATTCGTTAAAAACGCAACTCTCTTGCTGTCACTCCCCGATGGAGTCATAGGGAACTCACAGATACCTGTGGGGGACATTAAGGCTGGAGAGGAGAAAACTGTTCATGCCGTTGTTAATGTTACAGCGGAGGAGGTATTTAACATCGGTGCAGTTCTCGTCTATAAAGACCCCGTTGGCAATGAACACCGTATCCCGCTTGGAAACCTCGTAACGATAAACAGCATACCTCCAGTTGTCATAACGAAAGAGGTAAAGGTCTGGCCCACACCGAAGGAGCTTCCAGAGTACATAAACAAGACACTCGCCAGCATGGATAACGCGACTCCACTCGCGGAGCAACTACTCAACATCTCCAAGGCGTACCTCCCACCGGAAGAAAAGAAGGGGAACCCGTGGAAGCCGATTGCAATATTGCTCCTCATAACTACCCTCGTTGCTGGGGGAGTAGCTTTCTACTACTGGAATGAGTCCACTAGGCTCAGGGAGACACTTACAAGAAAGAGGCAGAGGCGCCCGGGAGGACTTCCAAAGAAGGAAGAAGAAACTGAAGAGAAATCATCTCGCCCAGAGGAGAGCGGCAAACTTTGATTGACCTTCCCTTTCCTTTTACTTGTGCCCTACCCTTCTGTATTAGCTATCTGAGAAGTTGCCGATAATATTTTGGTCAAGTTTACATAAAATGGTCAAAAAAGATAGCGGCTATTCAACTCTCCAAGAATTCAAACGCCAGAGCAACTTCCATTGCGGTTCCAATGTATAGGACGTCCTCATCGACATCGAACTTGGGATGGTGGTGGGGATACACTATGCCCTTCTCTTCGTTTCTTATGCCGAGAGCAAGGAACGCTCCAGGCACCTCCTGCAGGTAGAAGGCAAAGTCCTCAGCGCCCATCGTAGGTCTGACCTCTGTGTAGTTAAGTTTATACTTCTCCGCGACTTTTCTCGCGAATCCTGCCATTTCAGGTGAGTTTATGGTTGGCGGTGTCAGCTCCTCTATGCTGAGCTCATACTTAGCCCTGTGGGCTTTGGTTATGCCGTCAAGGATCTCTTTCATTCTTGTTTGGATTAACTCACCTACCTCCGGCTTGAAAAAGCGGAAGGTCCCCTTGAACTCGACATCCTCAGGGATGACGTTGAAGGCCGTTCCAGCATGAATAGAGGTAACGCTGACGACCCCAGTTTCAATCGGTTCTATGTTCCTGCTGACTATCGTCTGGAAGGCCAGAACAGCCTCGGCTGCTATTGGGATTGGGTCGATGGTCTCATGTGGAGAAGCACCATGACCTCCTTTGCCGATGATCTTTCCGTTGAATATCCCCGCTCCCGCTAGGAACGGTCCGTCTCTAATTCCTATGACTCCACTCGGGAGGTCCATCCAGACGTGGAAGCCAAAGATGGCATCGACCCCTTCTAGTGCACCGCCCTCAATCATTTTGACCGCGCCGTTTCCCCCTTCCTCTGCTGGCTGGAAGATCAGTCTGACCCTCCCCTTTAGCTCGTCTTTGTGTTCTGCTATTATCTTCGCTGCTCCAAGTAGCATGGCGGTGTGGGCATCGTGACCGCAGGCATGCATCTTTCCAGGAACCTGGGACTTATACGGGACATCGTTTTCTTCTTGGATTGGAAGGGCGTCCATATCTGCCCGGAGGGCTATGGTTTTTCTACCCCCACCGATGTCGGCAATTACACCTGTTCCAACGCGTTTTATGGAGTAGCCCCACTCGCGGAGGTGCTCTTCCACTATCCTCGAGGTCCTTTCCTCCTCGTACTTAAGCTCTGGGTGCATGTGGAAGTCCCTGCGCCAGGATATTATCAGGTCTTCAATCTTCTTGGCCTCAGAAACGGGGTCGAAGTTCATGGTCTCACCGGGGATAATTAGAATGAGGGAAATATTAGCTTTTCGATTTGCATCTAAAGGAGACCGCAAAATTTATAAACCCACTCAGATAGGTGATTACGGCGTCGTTGGAGTGGGCCGGTAGCTCAGCCTGGTATGAGCGCCGCCTTGGCAAGGCGGAGGCCCCGGGTTCAAATCCCGGCCGGTCCACCATCCTTGGGTTGGGCCCGTGGTCTAGACTGGTTATGACGCCACCCTGACAAGGTGGAGGTCCGGGGTTCGAATCCCCGCGGGCCCACCATAACAGCCCTTTCTTACGAAAGCGCTGGCGGAAAAAGTACGTGTTTTTAAGTAGGCTCATTTTATGAGGGTTTACTTTCAATTGACCAGTTCAAAGGATTTTCTCATCGTATAGTGCTCGAAGGGCGTTAAAAAAGAAGAAAACCCGTATTGCCCTGCTCTTTTATCAAGAGAATCTAACCGCATCAGGCCAACTTCAAGAAGACATTCAAGCTTTTGGTGAAGCTTTTCCTAAAAGCTTCCTCGCTAAGTTTGATCAAGGTTCGTTGTTCATTATAAAGTTGTCATTTTACGAGGATTTTCACGTATCACGGGCCATAAGTGAGTGAATTTCTCGAACATGCTGATTAAAAGGGAGTTTCTACCACTTTGACGCCCTGCGAGCGTCGATTAAAAAGCAAACTCCCACAGAGCGAGCGAACAAAAATGGAATTCACAACCACGACAGTATTCAACAAGGAAAATCTATGGAAAGAGTTTCCTATGGATTCTCCCTTGGGAGGGCTGTGTTAAAGTGAGGAACTTTCGGGATGTTCTGGCAGAAGAGTTTAACTCTTACTTATCAAGAGTTCCATTATGAACACTTGCATGCAAAGATTTATAAAACGTCTCCAGGAAAACACTCCAGTCTGCGAATAGCGGTAATCCAGAGGTGATGCTCATGGGAAGGACCACTAAGGTTGGATCGGCTGGAAGGTTGGGTCCCAGGTACGGTCTCAAGATAAGAAGAAGGGTGGCGGCCGTTGAGGCCAGGATGAAGCAGAAGCACGTCTGCCCAGTCTGCGGAAGGAGAGCCGTTAGAAGGATCAGCACGGGAATATGGCAGTGCCAGAAGTGCGGCGCTACCTTCGCCGGCGGTGCCTACCTCCCGACCACCCCGGCCGGGAAGGTCGCCAAGCGCGTTACGGCCTCCAAGGCCTGATCCCTTTTTCATCTTGAGGTGATACTATGGCGACCGCAGTTTATCGCTGTGCAAAATGCGGTAGGGAGGTCGAGCTTGACCTCGCGACCGCGAGGGAAGTCCGCTGCCCGTACTGCGGCAGCAAGATACTCTACAAGCCCAGGCCCCGCGTTGCCCGCAGGGTTAAGGCCATCTGAACTATTTTTCCCTGCGAAAAGCTTTTATCACACATTCCGAACAAGTGATTGCCATGATGCTGATAACAACGTCCCACCGGCCGACCAGGAGGACGAGGAGCTTCGGCCACGATCTGGAGAAAGTCTTCCCGAACTCACTTTACATGACTAGGGGAAAAAAGACTCTCAAAGACCTCCTGATGGAGGCCTACGACAGAAACTACGAGAGACTGCTAATAATCAACGTCTGGAAAGGGAACCCGCTCAAGATGACCTTCATCAAGGTCGACCCCAAGGACTGGGGATACCTTGGCTACCTCTACCTCCACGGAATAAAGCTTCAGAGGGAGATTGGCTTCAGGAACCTACCGCCGATAAGGGAGGAGATGCCCTTCGTTGTGACGACGGCCAAGAGAGTAGGAATTGACCACACAGCCTTTGCCCAGGTTTTCGCTGAACTAACCGGCGGGAAGTTCGTTCCACGGGGAAACAAGAGCCTCCAGGCGATAGCGGACAAGAACGGCACGGACGTCATTGGGGTGATAGAGAATTATCCCCGCGGAATGGCCGTGAACTTCTACCGCCTCGACATAACCAGGGAACGTCCCGTAGGTCCGCTCATCCTCGTCAAGATATGGATAATGGAAGACGGCCGGAGATGGGACTACAAAGAGGCCCTCGGCATCAAGGCGAAGGAGTAGCCCGAAACCGTTTTTAACCTCAAGAACCTATACAACCCTATGAGCCGCATGCATTTCTATCTCCGACAGCGTCTTGAGGAGGTCAAAAATAGGGTTCTCTACGAGAGCTACGAGGCCCAAAGGCTCCCAACCTGGGAGCGGATCGGAATCACGTGGCTGACCCTCTTCGCCTTCTGGCTCGTCGTAAGCGGCAAGTTCTCATCCCCCCACATTGTCACGGGGGCCCTCGTGACCCTTATCGTTGCCGTAGTGACGAGGGACTTCCTGACCGACGATATAAGGCGGACGGGGCATCTCCTCTCGAAGGCGGCCTACATATTCCTCTTCCTCGTCCCTTAGTATCTCTTCATCATGGCCTTTCGGCTACTTGAGAGCAACTTAGGGGTCGTCAAGAACGTCATCCTCATGGACATAAACCCCGGGATAGTGAAGGTGAAGTCCGACCTACACTCCAACACGGGCCTAACGGTTCTCGCTAACTCCATAACGCTCACGCCGGGGACCCTAACTCTCGACGTCAACAAGAAGCTCGGCGAGTCCTACCTCTACGTCCACTGGATTGATGTCGAGACCCTCGACCAGGAGAAGGCCGGAGTAAAGATAAAGGGGGAGCTTGAAGAATGGCTGAAGAAAATCTTCTGGTGATCTTGCCCTACGCAGTGGCTTTCCTCGTGTTTACTGCCACACTGGTCAGCTACCGCGTCATCCTCGGCCCGACGCTGGGGGACAGGGCAGTGGCCCTGAACACCGCTACCACAAAGGCAGTGGTGATAATAGCGATGCTCTCTCTCCTCTACGATGCTCCATACCTCCTCGACGTGAGCATAGTGCTCCTCATGGTGAACGCCGTCGGCGGGCTGATCATAGCGAAGTATATGGGGGTGAGGGCGTGATAGAGTGGGCCTTCCTCTTCTTCGGGCTGTTCATAATGTTCTTCGGAGCCCTCGGCCTGCTCCGCTTCCCTGACGTTTACACGAGGCTCCACGCAACAGCGAAGTGCGACACCGGTGGAGCTACAAGCATACTCCTGGCCTTAGCCCTCGCCTCGGACTTCCCCCTCACGGGAAAGCTGAAGTTTCTGGTGATAGCGTTCATGATAGCCATGATAAACCCGATGGTCAGCCACGCGATAGCGAGGGCCGCTTATAAGAGTGGGGTAAAGCCGAAAGCGGTGGTGGACATGTATGCCTGGGACAATCCATGAGGTGCTCCTCGTGGCGATAATGCTCCTCTCGGCCTCGGTGGTCGAAGCCGAGAAACTTTCCGCTGCAGTGATGCGCTACGGTCTCCTGAGCTTAGCATTCGTCATAGTACTGATCCAGCTCAGAGCCCCTGACGTTGCCCTCTCGGCCGTGGTCGTGGGCGCTATAGTCACGGGGCTCTTCCTCTACACCGTAAAGGAGGTTGGGGAGTGAAGCGCATCGTCGGGGCACTCCTCAGTTCAGCCCTCCTGCTGGAGCTCCTCAGGCTTGACTACGTCAAAGTTCCCGGGGGGAGCTACGCCTATTACGTGGCGC
This region of Thermococcus stetteri genomic DNA includes:
- a CDS encoding BatD family protein, encoding MKKLVSIGVLMLLFAWSAAVSSPVVAGSSVSYATITGIHLKMGDQVKLGAFTVKFSDHSPDWNKVSIEISGPGGTVYDVVTEDGSVYYRKESDPYLIVRVVWISKSSEEILVELRSPIKTNVFENYELKKGSSLTLPSEFPRIEIHLESIDTTHKKAKFKIVYPYGDTEYLTIGVNETGPADYRLPGGFTYYHYLNIHVSSLTSTAAKITVTLPKVASTSFSVSGSSGGGSTNAGTSTNIVPVYSGLLYTNEILTMNVSGTIYRLSIVTVVSTKVSIKVGKNDEVLGTYTVNLGDSANIPNTLIKVSVQNIEPEYSRAKVVISAPEGTSVTPIVRPANIVASIDTVPKSVMVGQDMVIIVAVENKGRGDAYDVTVAAPVPEGFKLVSSVKSWTFKSLPAFTKMPALIYVLQPTKVGKYDIGKVVVTYYDDQSLQTGKAKTVSSQPLTGVVVYGIPEISVDAVAYNGTSTAKYVSSAIGKPVALRFHIRASKGDPNYEFVKNATLLLSLPDGVIGNSQIPVGDIKAGEEKTVHAVVNVTAEEVFNIGAVLVYKDPVGNEHRIPLGNLVTINSIPPVVITKEVKVWPTPKELPEYINKTLASMDNATPLAEQLLNISKAYLPPEEKKGNPWKPIAILLLITTLVAGGVAFYYWNESTRLRETLTRKRQRRPGGLPKKEEETEEKSSRPEESGKL
- a CDS encoding M20 metallopeptidase family protein, whose product is MNFDPVSEAKKIEDLIISWRRDFHMHPELKYEEERTSRIVEEHLREWGYSIKRVGTGVIADIGGGRKTIALRADMDALPIQEENDVPYKSQVPGKMHACGHDAHTAMLLGAAKIIAEHKDELKGRVRLIFQPAEEGGNGAVKMIEGGALEGVDAIFGFHVWMDLPSGVIGIRDGPFLAGAGIFNGKIIGKGGHGASPHETIDPIPIAAEAVLAFQTIVSRNIEPIETGVVSVTSIHAGTAFNVIPEDVEFKGTFRFFKPEVGELIQTRMKEILDGITKAHRAKYELSIEELTPPTINSPEMAGFARKVAEKYKLNYTEVRPTMGAEDFAFYLQEVPGAFLALGIRNEEKGIVYPHHHPKFDVDEDVLYIGTAMEVALAFEFLES
- a CDS encoding 50S ribosomal protein L37ae; protein product: MGRTTKVGSAGRLGPRYGLKIRRRVAAVEARMKQKHVCPVCGRRAVRRISTGIWQCQKCGATFAGGAYLPTTPAGKVAKRVTASKA
- a CDS encoding DNA-directed RNA polymerase subunit P yields the protein MATAVYRCAKCGREVELDLATAREVRCPYCGSKILYKPRPRVARRVKAI
- a CDS encoding ribosomal biogenesis protein — encoded protein: MMLITTSHRPTRRTRSFGHDLEKVFPNSLYMTRGKKTLKDLLMEAYDRNYERLLIINVWKGNPLKMTFIKVDPKDWGYLGYLYLHGIKLQREIGFRNLPPIREEMPFVVTTAKRVGIDHTAFAQVFAELTGGKFVPRGNKSLQAIADKNGTDVIGVIENYPRGMAVNFYRLDITRERPVGPLILVKIWIMEDGRRWDYKEALGIKAKE
- a CDS encoding monovalent cation/H+ antiporter complex subunit F, yielding MAEENLLVILPYAVAFLVFTATLVSYRVILGPTLGDRAVALNTATTKAVVIIAMLSLLYDAPYLLDVSIVLLMVNAVGGLIIAKYMGVRA
- the mnhG gene encoding monovalent cation/H(+) antiporter subunit G yields the protein MIEWAFLFFGLFIMFFGALGLLRFPDVYTRLHATAKCDTGGATSILLALALASDFPLTGKLKFLVIAFMIAMINPMVSHAIARAAYKSGVKPKAVVDMYAWDNP
- a CDS encoding hydrogenase subunit MbhD domain-containing protein gives rise to the protein MPGTIHEVLLVAIMLLSASVVEAEKLSAAVMRYGLLSLAFVIVLIQLRAPDVALSAVVVGAIVTGLFLYTVKEVGE